One window of the Candidatus Chryseobacterium colombiense genome contains the following:
- a CDS encoding cupin-like domain-containing protein — protein sequence MRLSPVQKIENISSGDFLKTYLKPAKPVILKDFVDSESPAFKKWNYDYFKEIAGDHQVNIYGSEIESLDRVASKPIGQSTFSDYLDLITSSPTEHRLFLFNLLSIKPELKNDIRYNDVTKGKILKWLPFMFFGGEGSITRNHVDIDMSHVFITQFQGIKKIWLFPWEQSDLLYKLPYNFHSITNIKEPDYQEFPGLKYIDGYEAVINPGETLYIPSGWWHYIQYETEGYSVSIRALPSSWLEKWRGFKNLVLIRHFDNIMRNLFKEKWFDFKVRKATRKANRAIKKQKNFHI from the coding sequence ATGCGATTATCACCAGTACAAAAAATTGAAAATATATCCTCCGGAGACTTTCTCAAAACTTACTTGAAGCCTGCAAAACCTGTGATTTTAAAAGATTTTGTCGATTCTGAAAGTCCTGCATTCAAAAAATGGAACTATGATTATTTTAAGGAAATTGCAGGCGATCATCAAGTCAATATTTATGGAAGTGAAATCGAATCTTTGGACAGAGTGGCCAGTAAGCCGATCGGTCAAAGCACTTTTTCTGACTACCTCGATTTAATCACCTCGTCTCCTACCGAACATCGTCTTTTCCTTTTTAATTTATTAAGCATTAAACCTGAACTTAAAAATGATATTCGATACAATGATGTTACGAAAGGAAAAATTCTGAAATGGCTTCCTTTTATGTTTTTTGGAGGTGAAGGTTCTATTACCCGGAATCATGTGGATATTGATATGTCGCACGTTTTCATCACCCAGTTTCAGGGCATCAAAAAGATCTGGCTTTTTCCTTGGGAACAATCAGATCTCCTTTATAAGCTTCCTTACAATTTTCACTCAATTACCAATATCAAAGAACCGGATTATCAGGAATTCCCGGGATTGAAATACATAGATGGATATGAAGCTGTCATTAATCCCGGAGAAACACTTTACATTCCTTCCGGATGGTGGCATTATATCCAATATGAAACGGAGGGATATTCTGTTTCCATCAGAGCTTTACCTTCAAGCTGGCTGGAAAAATGGAGAGGCTTTAAAAATCTCGTTCTGATAAGACATTTTGACAACATCATGCGAAATCTGTTTAAAGAAAAATGGTTCGATTTCAAAGTAAGAAAAGCTACCAGAAAAGCCAACAGAGCAATTAAAAAGCAGAAAAACTTCCACATCTAA
- the kbl gene encoding glycine C-acetyltransferase: MISKKYLENLQNELQNIDNDGLYKRERIITSQQSAEIEANGKKLLNFCANNYLGLSNNPEVMKASQDMIQSHGYGMSSVRFICGTQDIHKQLEQKIADFLGLEDTILYAACFDANGGVFEPLFTEEDAIISDELNHASIIDGVRLCKAARYRYKNNNMEDLEAQLIAASEKNHRFKIIVTDGVFSMDGIVADLKGVCDLADKYDALVMVDDSHATGFIGKTGRGTHEANEVMGRVDIITSTLGKALGGALGGFTSGKKEIIDMLRQRSRPYLFSNSLAPGIVGAALKVLDMISEDTSLRDKVMENAEYFRAEMKSKGFDIPDGDAAIVPVMLYDAPLAQKMAEKLMDEGIYVIGFFYPVVPKGKARIRVQLSAAHTRAHLDKAIAAFEKVGKELGVIS; the protein is encoded by the coding sequence ATGATCTCTAAAAAGTATCTTGAAAACTTACAGAACGAACTACAGAATATTGATAACGACGGACTTTACAAAAGAGAAAGAATCATTACCTCTCAGCAGAGTGCAGAAATAGAAGCGAACGGAAAGAAGCTGCTGAACTTCTGTGCGAACAATTATTTGGGATTATCTAATAATCCGGAAGTGATGAAAGCTTCTCAGGATATGATTCAATCTCACGGTTACGGTATGTCTTCGGTACGTTTTATCTGCGGAACTCAGGATATTCATAAGCAATTGGAGCAAAAGATCGCTGACTTCTTAGGATTGGAAGATACAATCCTTTATGCAGCTTGTTTTGATGCAAACGGAGGTGTTTTTGAACCGTTATTTACAGAAGAAGATGCTATTATTTCTGATGAACTGAACCATGCATCCATTATTGATGGTGTTCGTTTGTGTAAAGCTGCAAGATACCGTTACAAAAACAATAATATGGAGGATCTGGAAGCTCAGTTGATCGCTGCTTCAGAAAAAAATCACCGTTTTAAAATTATTGTGACCGACGGAGTGTTCTCTATGGACGGAATCGTCGCAGATCTGAAAGGAGTTTGTGACTTAGCAGATAAATATGATGCTTTGGTAATGGTAGATGATTCTCACGCAACCGGTTTCATCGGAAAAACAGGCCGTGGAACTCACGAAGCAAACGAAGTGATGGGTAGAGTAGATATTATTACCTCTACATTAGGAAAAGCTCTTGGTGGTGCTTTGGGAGGATTTACTTCTGGTAAAAAAGAAATTATTGATATGTTGAGACAGCGTTCAAGACCGTATTTATTTTCAAACTCATTGGCTCCGGGAATCGTGGGTGCAGCTTTGAAAGTATTGGATATGATCTCTGAAGACACTTCTCTTCGTGATAAAGTAATGGAAAATGCAGAATATTTCAGAGCTGAAATGAAGTCTAAAGGTTTCGATATTCCTGATGGTGATGCTGCTATCGTTCCGGTAATGCTTTACGATGCACCTTTAGCCCAAAAAATGGCGGAAAAACTGATGGATGAGGGAATTTATGTGATCGGATTCTTCTATCCGGTTGTACCGAAAGGAAAAGCAAGAATCAGAGTTCAGCTTTCTGCGGCGCATACAAGAGCACATTTGGATAAAGCAATTGCCGCTTTCGAAAAAGTAGGAAAAGAATTAGGAGTGATTTCTTAA
- a CDS encoding CopD family protein — translation MLYTIIKALHIIFMVSYFAGIFYLVRIFVYYKDTDAFAEDKKKILREQYTFMARRLWNIITVPAGVIMAVCGLVMIFLNPGLMKMPWFHLKLTFLIGLAIYHYWCWKKVLKLKELNGNTLETANIKLRQANEIATFILFLVVFTVILKSMVIEYWWQLIAGFFVLVFLIMMTVKLVNKSKK, via the coding sequence ATGCTGTATACTATCATCAAAGCTTTACATATTATCTTCATGGTAAGCTATTTTGCGGGAATTTTTTACCTCGTGAGAATTTTTGTTTACTATAAAGATACCGATGCGTTTGCCGAAGATAAAAAGAAGATCTTAAGAGAGCAATACACTTTCATGGCACGCCGACTTTGGAACATCATTACGGTTCCTGCCGGAGTCATTATGGCTGTTTGTGGACTGGTGATGATCTTTTTAAATCCGGGATTAATGAAAATGCCCTGGTTTCATTTAAAACTGACCTTCCTGATCGGTTTGGCGATTTACCATTACTGGTGCTGGAAAAAAGTGTTAAAACTGAAAGAACTTAACGGAAATACTTTAGAAACAGCGAATATCAAACTGAGACAGGCCAATGAAATCGCTACCTTTATTTTATTTCTGGTGGTTTTCACGGTAATCTTAAAATCGATGGTCATTGAATACTGGTGGCAATTAATTGCAGGATTTTTCGTTCTGGTATTTCTGATTATGATGACGGTAAAACTGGTTAATAAAAGTAAAAAGTAA
- a CDS encoding ABC transporter permease subunit: MIAIFKKELWSYFGNWSAWIIIAAFSLVATLFLFFFENDSNIFDIGLASLQSYFVLVPWLLMFIIPALSMKTFAEEQQTGTLNWLFSQPLKVSDLVLGKFLSVWVVGILCLIPSLIYLYTVYVLGVPEGNIDLGMTFGSYFGMVILIAAFSGVGILASSLAQNQIMAYLLGVLMCFIMYFGIEQLASYKLLGGADFILQNIGFYQHFLGFTRGLIDFKDVAYFVLIIGVTLVLSNHFITKKK; encoded by the coding sequence ATGATTGCAATTTTTAAAAAAGAACTTTGGAGCTATTTTGGGAATTGGAGCGCATGGATTATCATTGCAGCTTTCAGTTTGGTAGCGACATTGTTTTTGTTTTTTTTCGAGAATGATTCCAACATTTTTGATATCGGGCTGGCTTCTTTACAAAGCTATTTCGTTTTGGTGCCTTGGTTATTAATGTTTATCATTCCGGCACTTTCCATGAAAACCTTTGCAGAAGAGCAGCAGACGGGAACATTAAACTGGCTGTTTTCTCAACCGCTGAAAGTTTCGGACCTGGTTCTTGGAAAATTTTTATCAGTTTGGGTAGTTGGGATTTTATGTCTTATTCCATCACTGATTTACCTTTATACAGTCTATGTTTTAGGAGTTCCGGAAGGAAATATCGACTTGGGAATGACCTTCGGAAGTTATTTCGGAATGGTTATTCTGATTGCAGCTTTTTCGGGAGTTGGAATTTTGGCTTCTTCGCTTGCTCAAAATCAGATTATGGCTTATTTGTTGGGTGTTTTAATGTGTTTCATCATGTATTTCGGGATCGAACAATTGGCAAGTTATAAATTATTGGGAGGAGCAGATTTTATATTGCAGAATATCGGTTTTTATCAACATTTCTTAGGCTTTACAAGAGGTCTTATTGATTTTAAAGATGTGGCTTATTTTGTTTTAATTATCGGAGTTACCTTAGTCTTGTCTAACCATTTTATTACTAAAAAGAAGTAG
- the gldG gene encoding gliding motility-associated ABC transporter substrate-binding protein GldG, with protein MKKIQFKSPFGILLFVILPLVIILAISGIRLDLTKEKRYTLSDNTIKVLESIKKPVMVDVYLEGDFPASFKQLQSETKFMLEAFRKINPKIDFKFIDPMKSKISQDTLMAMGMQPSVLPDVKDGKVSQIYLFPYAVVKYKGKGVSIPLVVQQNGIDADQQLTKSIENLEYNLVSNIKNIAVDKRKKIGILVNQDELSPEEFQGFMHLATENYDAGPIIPKNQTELTLADVPILKQMNALVIAKPRKAFTDGEKVILDQYIMNGGKTLWMIDAVNAEMDTLTRAKKVMPFPVDINMTDFFFNYGIRINPALVKDVKKFALLRLVTGEVGGNPQYTSLPWPYFPLGIAEKNDPITKNINPVKFEFPTSIDTLGGRKNIKTKVLFESSERTLLKQVPNYVDLKEIASVDSLGQMEKPSTPKIYAVAMEGKFNSAYASRIERKSYPGFKGTSPDNKMIVIADGDVGRNKVIKGRPLPLGVDMLTNEQFGNEQFLRNALDYLLDDSNLMELRNRNIEERLLDRQRITEEKNNWQWFNLLLPLVVIGALGGLFFWLRKKKFG; from the coding sequence ATGAAGAAGATACAATTCAAATCCCCATTCGGAATTTTACTGTTTGTTATTTTGCCGTTGGTAATTATTCTTGCCATTTCGGGAATCAGATTAGACTTAACGAAAGAGAAAAGATATACGCTTTCCGATAATACGATCAAGGTTTTAGAATCGATCAAAAAACCGGTGATGGTAGATGTTTATCTGGAAGGAGATTTTCCTGCAAGCTTCAAGCAGCTGCAGAGTGAAACGAAATTCATGCTGGAGGCATTCAGAAAAATTAATCCGAAAATCGATTTCAAATTCATTGATCCTATGAAGAGTAAAATTTCTCAGGATACTTTGATGGCTATGGGAATGCAGCCTTCTGTACTTCCTGATGTGAAAGACGGAAAAGTTTCCCAGATTTATTTATTTCCTTATGCAGTGGTAAAATACAAAGGAAAAGGAGTTTCCATTCCTTTGGTTGTTCAGCAGAACGGGATTGATGCAGATCAGCAGCTGACAAAATCGATTGAGAATTTGGAATACAATCTGGTTTCAAACATCAAGAATATTGCAGTTGACAAAAGAAAGAAGATCGGAATTTTAGTGAATCAGGACGAACTAAGTCCGGAAGAATTCCAGGGATTCATGCACCTGGCAACAGAAAATTATGATGCAGGTCCAATTATTCCTAAAAATCAGACTGAACTGACATTGGCAGATGTTCCGATATTGAAGCAGATGAATGCTTTAGTGATTGCAAAACCAAGAAAAGCCTTTACAGACGGAGAAAAAGTGATTCTTGACCAGTACATTATGAACGGCGGAAAAACGTTGTGGATGATCGATGCGGTAAACGCTGAAATGGATACGTTGACAAGAGCTAAAAAAGTAATGCCTTTCCCGGTAGATATCAATATGACAGACTTTTTCTTCAACTACGGAATCAGAATCAATCCGGCGTTGGTAAAAGATGTGAAGAAATTTGCACTGTTGAGACTGGTAACGGGAGAAGTAGGAGGGAATCCTCAGTATACAAGTCTTCCTTGGCCGTATTTCCCGTTAGGAATTGCTGAAAAAAATGATCCGATCACGAAAAATATCAATCCTGTAAAGTTTGAATTCCCTACATCGATTGATACATTGGGCGGAAGGAAAAATATCAAAACAAAAGTTCTTTTCGAATCGAGTGAAAGAACCTTATTGAAACAGGTTCCGAATTATGTTGACCTGAAAGAAATTGCGAGTGTAGACAGCCTTGGACAAATGGAAAAACCAAGTACTCCGAAAATCTACGCCGTAGCAATGGAAGGAAAATTCAATTCTGCATACGCTTCAAGAATTGAAAGAAAATCTTACCCGGGCTTTAAAGGAACAAGTCCGGACAATAAAATGATTGTGATTGCAGACGGAGACGTGGGAAGAAATAAAGTGATCAAAGGACGACCTTTGCCTTTAGGCGTGGATATGCTCACCAACGAACAGTTTGGAAACGAGCAATTCCTAAGAAATGCCCTCGATTATCTTTTGGACGACAGCAATCTTATGGAGCTAAGAAACAGAAACATCGAAGAACGTCTTCTGGACCGACAGAGAATTACAGAAGAGAAAAACAACTGGCAATGGTTTAATTTGCTACTTCCTTTAGTGGTTATTGGAGCTTTAGGAGGATTGTTCTTCTGGTTGAGGAAGAAGAAATTTGGATAG
- a CDS encoding helix-turn-helix transcriptional regulator, which translates to MKNTFRFNSLSDFHSFCNLPNPEHPLISLIDYSKVRYPVDDTELKWIQNFYSIGLKRNVNAKFNYGQQEYDFDSGVLCFVSPLQFLSLEMKPGVEVEPTGYLLLIHPDFLWGTSLAKKIKSYEFFSYQINEALFLSDKEEKIIVDLFKNIEKEYQTNIDKFTQELIVAQLELFLIYAERFYERQFFTRKKSSHELLEKFEEVLSQYFENGNLMENGIPSVKAIAEQMNISPNYLGSLLRIHTQQNTQQHIQNKIIDTAKERLSTTHLSVSEIAYELGFEHPQSFSKLFKQKTNQSPGEFRRLFN; encoded by the coding sequence ATGAAAAACACGTTTCGTTTTAATTCGCTTTCCGATTTTCATAGTTTCTGTAATCTTCCGAATCCTGAACATCCGTTGATCAGCTTAATAGATTACAGCAAAGTCCGTTATCCTGTGGATGATACGGAACTGAAATGGATACAGAATTTTTATTCGATCGGCTTGAAACGGAATGTAAATGCTAAGTTCAATTACGGACAGCAGGAATATGATTTTGATTCCGGTGTCTTATGTTTTGTTTCTCCGCTTCAGTTTTTGAGCCTTGAAATGAAACCCGGTGTAGAAGTGGAACCCACTGGATATTTACTGTTGATTCACCCCGATTTTCTTTGGGGAACTTCTCTTGCAAAGAAGATCAAATCCTACGAATTTTTCAGTTATCAGATCAATGAAGCTCTTTTTCTTTCGGATAAGGAAGAGAAAATTATTGTAGATCTGTTTAAAAATATTGAAAAGGAATATCAGACGAATATTGATAAATTCACACAGGAACTTATTGTTGCCCAACTTGAATTGTTCCTGATCTATGCAGAACGTTTTTATGAGCGTCAGTTTTTTACCCGGAAAAAATCCAGTCATGAATTGCTGGAAAAGTTTGAGGAAGTTCTCTCCCAATATTTTGAAAACGGAAATCTTATGGAAAACGGCATTCCTTCTGTAAAAGCCATTGCCGAACAAATGAATATTTCACCGAATTATCTGGGAAGTTTATTGCGAATTCACACCCAACAAAATACCCAACAACATATACAAAATAAGATCATCGACACGGCAAAAGAACGTCTGAGTACAACCCATCTTTCTGTAAGCGAGATTGCTTATGAACTGGGATTTGAACATCCCCAGTCTTTTAGTAAGTTGTTTAAACAGAAAACGAATCAGTCTCCGGGAGAGTTTAGGAGGTTGTTTAATTGA
- a CDS encoding SDR family NAD(P)-dependent oxidoreductase: protein METKKVWFVTGASKGLGLALIKKLLQQNYRVAATTRNVQSLISEIGTTSETFLPLEVSLTDNENVQSAIAKTIEHFGQLDIVVNNAGYGQLGTLEELSDKEARANFDVNVFGTLNVIRNAMPHLRLQRSGHIFNISSIGGYSGNFPGWGIYCSTKFAVAGLTEALAEEIKDFGVKATVVYPGYFRTDFLSKESVRIPENSIPEYEAARNSEQAHLDEINGNQPNDPDKGAEAIIAISEVENPPVHFLLGSGTDEYLNNKIQWITGDAEKWSELTFSTVI from the coding sequence ATGGAAACAAAAAAAGTATGGTTCGTGACAGGAGCTTCAAAAGGACTTGGATTAGCTTTAATCAAAAAATTATTACAACAGAATTATCGTGTAGCCGCTACAACAAGAAATGTACAGTCTCTTATTTCTGAAATCGGGACAACTTCGGAAACATTTTTACCGCTTGAAGTAAGCTTAACTGATAATGAAAATGTACAATCTGCTATTGCTAAAACCATTGAACATTTCGGACAATTAGATATTGTCGTGAACAATGCAGGTTACGGACAACTAGGTACATTGGAAGAACTTTCCGACAAAGAAGCGAGAGCCAATTTTGATGTCAATGTTTTCGGAACATTAAACGTGATCAGAAATGCAATGCCCCATCTTCGTCTGCAAAGATCAGGACATATTTTCAACATTTCTTCGATCGGAGGATATTCAGGGAATTTTCCGGGTTGGGGAATTTACTGCTCTACCAAATTTGCTGTGGCTGGCTTAACCGAAGCTTTGGCCGAGGAAATCAAAGACTTTGGAGTAAAAGCAACTGTGGTTTATCCCGGATATTTCAGAACGGATTTCCTGTCGAAAGAATCGGTAAGAATTCCTGAAAATTCAATTCCTGAGTATGAAGCGGCGAGAAATTCTGAACAGGCTCACCTTGATGAAATCAACGGAAATCAACCGAATGATCCTGATAAAGGAGCAGAAGCGATCATTGCCATCAGTGAAGTGGAAAATCCGCCAGTACATTTCTTATTGGGAAGTGGAACAGATGAATACCTGAATAATAAGATTCAATGGATTACAGGTGATGCTGAAAAATGGAGTGAACTGACATTTTCTACTGTGATTTAA
- a CDS encoding SDR family oxidoreductase gives MKTVLITGANRSIGLETAKQLSAKGLFVYLGSRNLENGEKAVKILNEQGFENIKAIEIEVTNPESISKAKNIIENEHGKLDILINNAGILGNTPQQASDFSIQEIQTIFDTNFFGVISVTQAFLDLLKKSDSPRISNITSGLGSLTLHSDPSWKYYNVKTAGYGTSKAALNAYTIVLAYELKDLPFKVNVIDPGYTATDFNAHSGPGSVESAANFIIKHTLTDEHAPTGQYYSNDIEDETGISPW, from the coding sequence ATGAAAACAGTATTAATTACAGGAGCCAACAGAAGCATTGGTCTAGAAACAGCAAAACAACTTTCAGCAAAAGGATTATTCGTTTATTTAGGCAGCCGAAATCTTGAAAACGGTGAAAAAGCAGTAAAAATATTGAATGAACAGGGATTTGAAAATATCAAAGCCATTGAAATTGAAGTTACCAATCCAGAATCGATTTCAAAAGCAAAAAATATTATAGAAAATGAGCACGGAAAGCTGGATATTCTGATCAATAATGCAGGGATTTTAGGAAATACACCTCAACAGGCTTCAGATTTTTCCATTCAGGAGATTCAAACCATTTTTGATACCAACTTCTTTGGGGTCATCAGTGTAACACAGGCTTTTCTTGATTTGCTTAAAAAATCGGACAGCCCCAGAATCAGCAATATTACTTCAGGATTAGGTTCATTAACATTACACAGTGATCCGTCCTGGAAATATTACAATGTCAAAACAGCCGGTTACGGAACTTCAAAAGCAGCTTTGAATGCGTATACCATTGTTTTGGCTTACGAACTGAAAGATTTACCTTTTAAAGTCAACGTAATAGATCCCGGTTATACAGCAACAGATTTCAATGCGCACAGCGGGCCAGGTTCCGTAGAAAGTGCAGCAAACTTCATTATTAAGCATACTTTGACGGATGAACATGCTCCAACCGGACAATATTACAGCAACGATATTGAGGATGAAACAGGAATCAGTCCTTGGTAA
- a CDS encoding Crp/Fnr family transcriptional regulator: MKELFDFILRFGNLNQQQMDFIASKAIEVDIPKEEYFSEAGKVAKQVGFVIDGILRVCYYNNKSEEITKYFIEENNLVVDLESFDNQICSSAYVQAVTDCKMIVFQRKDWLELLQTIVSFDAIVHKIISRALIQKVERRSPLVSEDATTRYLKFLEIYPTAVNRIPLSYVASYLGVTQSSLSRIRKNIR; the protein is encoded by the coding sequence ATGAAAGAATTATTTGATTTTATCTTAAGATTTGGAAACCTGAATCAGCAGCAAATGGATTTCATTGCAAGCAAAGCTATAGAAGTTGATATTCCTAAAGAAGAATACTTTTCTGAAGCCGGAAAAGTTGCAAAACAGGTCGGATTCGTTATTGACGGGATCCTTCGTGTGTGCTACTACAATAATAAAAGTGAAGAAATAACAAAATATTTTATTGAAGAAAACAATCTCGTCGTAGATCTTGAAAGTTTTGACAATCAGATTTGCTCAAGCGCCTATGTTCAGGCAGTGACGGACTGTAAAATGATTGTATTTCAAAGAAAAGACTGGCTAGAACTTTTACAAACAATTGTCAGTTTTGATGCAATTGTCCATAAGATTATTTCAAGAGCACTGATTCAAAAAGTAGAAAGAAGAAGCCCGCTTGTTTCAGAAGATGCAACCACCCGTTATCTGAAATTTCTGGAAATCTATCCTACTGCTGTCAACAGAATTCCACTTTCTTATGTGGCTTCGTATTTGGGAGTTACCCAGTCTTCTTTAAGCAGAATCAGGAAAAATATAAGATAG
- a CDS encoding DUF4268 domain-containing protein, with translation MFSKQEAQQLKKEFWTAFGKSFPRKWILYDTKIKDMSFKFYADNKKAEVSLDIEMKDEVFRDAYYNKIWSLEDILKDFIGDFHKEELYTLESGKVISRIWVEKHGVSIFNKNTWQEIFEFFVEKMDGFERFYYEYEDFIKDV, from the coding sequence ATGTTCAGTAAACAAGAAGCACAGCAGTTAAAAAAAGAGTTTTGGACGGCTTTCGGAAAGTCATTCCCAAGAAAATGGATTTTGTATGACACCAAAATAAAGGATATGTCGTTCAAATTTTATGCAGATAATAAAAAAGCAGAAGTTTCTTTAGATATCGAAATGAAAGACGAAGTTTTCAGAGATGCCTATTATAATAAAATATGGTCATTGGAGGATATTCTGAAAGATTTTATCGGAGATTTCCATAAGGAAGAATTGTATACCCTGGAAAGCGGGAAAGTCATCAGCAGAATTTGGGTAGAAAAGCATGGAGTTTCTATTTTCAATAAAAATACATGGCAGGAGATTTTTGAATTTTTTGTTGAGAAAATGGATGGTTTCGAAAGGTTTTATTATGAATATGAGGATTTTATAAAGGATGTTTAA